A single Micromonospora luteifusca DNA region contains:
- a CDS encoding response regulator transcription factor, with the protein MLRPATAGPTPTAEGEPAAARLLVVDDEPNISTLLAATLRLVAYDVRVAGSGRAALTVVEEFAPDLVILDVMLPDLDGFEVARRLRAAGRPVPVLFLTARDTVEDRVAGLVAGADDYVAKPFSLEEVVLRIRAILRRTRSELPSTSDSRSLRYTDLELDEDAHEVRRGGRPVDLSPTEFRLLRYLLLNAGRVVSKAQILDRVWNYDFGGDGRIVESYVYYLRRKVDRTGPPLIHTVRGVGYTLRLPRGDE; encoded by the coding sequence ATCCTCCGGCCTGCCACGGCCGGCCCCACCCCGACTGCCGAGGGCGAACCCGCCGCCGCCCGCCTGCTGGTGGTCGACGACGAGCCGAACATCTCCACCTTGCTGGCCGCTACCTTGCGGCTGGTCGCGTACGACGTGCGCGTGGCGGGGTCCGGGCGGGCCGCGCTGACCGTCGTGGAGGAGTTCGCCCCGGACCTGGTCATCCTGGACGTGATGTTGCCTGACCTGGACGGCTTCGAGGTGGCTCGGCGTTTGCGGGCCGCTGGCCGGCCGGTGCCGGTGCTGTTCCTGACCGCCCGGGACACCGTCGAAGATCGGGTTGCCGGCCTGGTGGCCGGTGCGGACGACTACGTGGCCAAGCCGTTCAGCCTGGAGGAGGTGGTGCTGCGGATCAGGGCGATCCTGCGGCGTACCCGCTCGGAGTTGCCCTCCACCTCGGACAGCCGGTCGCTGCGCTACACGGACCTGGAGTTGGACGAGGACGCCCACGAGGTACGCCGCGGCGGCCGACCGGTCGACCTGTCGCCCACCGAGTTCCGGCTGCTGCGGTATCTGCTGCTCAACGCCGGTCGAGTGGTCAGCAAGGCGCAGATCCTGGACCGGGTATGGAACTACGACTTCGGTGGCGACGGGCGGATCGTCGAGTCGTACGTCTACTACCTGCGGCGCAAGGTGGACCGGACCGGTCCGCCGCTGATCCACACGGTACGCGGGGTGGGCTACACCCTGCGTCTGCCGCGCGGCGACGAGTGA
- a CDS encoding sensor histidine kinase, with protein sequence MRPWSHWTLRSRLVLVVGALATLGLIGANAAGLMLLRGYLLDRVDEQLAAQVRPFTGGPRPALATIYPSAVPAPTPSTTSTASPESAGTWPGNGPPGAQPGRLARLGPDQLFLYYRADGTRDAEHSSTPSEAAPDPGPLTEVTARARAGRPYTAPGGDGGADWRLYAVPAGSTGAVVVVGASLAETTETADRLLLIDVAVTGGVLLGLGLLAASVVRLGLRPLTRMERVVAGITGGDLVHRVDDTDPHTEPGRLGAAVNLMLDRIGTEMSARAATERRLRQFVADASHELRTPLTSIRGFAELYRRGGAPAGPALDETMGRIESEAARMGVLVEDLLLLARLDRQRTPTLRPVDLLEIAADTIRDTHARTPGRPIRLSTLAEHDPTFATPTVLGDEHRLRQVAANLVGNAVQHTPAAAAVTVRIGWLATAPAGPVVRSGPATAVTADGLAVLEVHDDGPGIPADHAGRVFERLYRVEESRGRGSGGGSGLGLSIAASIVHAHGGWIELETSASAGTTFRVLLPAVPSRSTSPDDDPAAPIPSQL encoded by the coding sequence GTGCGTCCGTGGTCGCACTGGACGCTGCGGTCCCGGCTGGTCCTGGTCGTCGGGGCGCTCGCCACGCTGGGCCTGATCGGGGCGAACGCGGCCGGCCTGATGCTGCTGCGTGGCTACCTGTTGGATCGCGTGGACGAGCAGCTCGCCGCGCAGGTCCGCCCGTTCACCGGCGGGCCCCGCCCGGCCCTGGCCACGATCTACCCGTCGGCCGTGCCCGCCCCGACACCGTCCACCACGTCGACCGCCTCGCCAGAATCGGCGGGCACCTGGCCGGGCAACGGGCCTCCCGGCGCGCAACCCGGCCGGCTCGCCCGCCTCGGGCCGGACCAACTGTTCCTGTACTACCGGGCCGACGGCACCCGCGACGCCGAGCACAGCAGCACCCCCAGCGAGGCCGCGCCTGACCCGGGTCCGCTGACCGAGGTGACCGCCCGCGCCCGTGCCGGTCGCCCGTACACCGCACCCGGCGGCGACGGCGGCGCGGACTGGCGGCTGTACGCCGTGCCGGCCGGCAGCACCGGCGCGGTCGTGGTGGTCGGGGCCTCTCTGGCCGAGACGACCGAGACTGCCGACCGGTTGCTGCTCATCGACGTCGCGGTCACCGGCGGGGTGCTGCTCGGCCTCGGGCTGCTGGCCGCCTCGGTGGTTCGGCTCGGCTTGCGCCCGCTGACGCGGATGGAGCGGGTCGTCGCCGGCATCACCGGCGGCGACCTCGTGCACCGGGTGGACGACACCGACCCGCACACCGAGCCGGGCCGATTGGGTGCCGCGGTGAACCTGATGCTGGACCGGATAGGCACTGAGATGAGCGCCCGCGCAGCCACCGAACGCCGGCTACGGCAGTTCGTCGCGGACGCCTCGCACGAGCTGCGGACGCCGCTGACCTCGATCCGCGGCTTCGCCGAGTTGTACCGGCGGGGCGGTGCCCCGGCCGGCCCCGCACTGGACGAGACGATGGGCCGGATCGAGAGCGAGGCGGCCCGGATGGGCGTGCTGGTGGAGGATCTGCTGCTGCTGGCCCGACTGGACCGGCAGCGTACGCCGACGTTGCGTCCGGTGGATCTGCTGGAGATAGCCGCCGACACCATCCGGGACACGCACGCCCGTACGCCCGGTCGGCCGATCCGGCTGAGCACCCTCGCCGAACACGACCCGACCTTCGCGACGCCGACCGTGCTCGGCGACGAGCACCGGCTGCGTCAGGTTGCCGCGAACCTGGTCGGCAACGCGGTGCAGCACACCCCTGCGGCGGCAGCGGTGACCGTGCGGATCGGTTGGCTGGCCACCGCGCCGGCCGGGCCGGTGGTCCGGTCCGGCCCGGCGACCGCGGTGACCGCCGACGGGCTCGCCGTGTTGGAGGTGCACGACGACGGGCCGGGAATCCCCGCCGACCATGCCGGTCGGGTCTTCGAGCGGCTGTACCGCGTCGAGGAGAGCCGGGGCCGGGGCAGCGGGGGCGGCTCCGGGCTGGGATTGTCCATCGCCGCGTCGATCGTGCACGCGCACGGCGGCTGGATCGAGCTGGAGACTTCCGCCAGCGCGGGGACGACCTTCCGAGTGCTGCTGCCCGCCGTACCTTCACGGTCGACGTCGCCGGACGACGACCCGGCGGCGCCGATTCCGAGCCAGCTCTGA
- a CDS encoding low temperature requirement protein A: MTTGENAALVRRMEGSARATLLELLFDVVFVAALALISTLLTEERTWSGIAKVLLMLTAIWWTWSLTATTTEFYNPRQRPIQAVLMIAMVGSVGMAVALPMVSVGHLLLFVFSYVGTHLLRCIILVAALHRQGHHTARQRATRFLFWFTVSGVFWVTGALSNSPNWGLWTIAIAIDLVASAARYPTPRLGQVPIDQYKRITGHLGERYQQFVILALGDIVLLPTLQVSRGDLEFLRVVALLCAFATMLLLWQIYVFRASELLAAAEAKAHRPVRLAPYTHLVLLAGVVATAASFELVVGHPTGTTPVRWLMLIVGGPALFVLGRVLLALLVSWVVPWRRVAWQLAPLLVLPWAGGWPPLLVAAVVALALAAHIFVPAGDRETTPGLNVRRTDND, translated from the coding sequence ATGACCACCGGAGAAAATGCGGCGCTGGTACGCCGGATGGAGGGGTCGGCCCGGGCCACGCTGCTGGAGTTGCTCTTCGACGTGGTCTTCGTGGCCGCCCTCGCGCTGATATCGACGCTGTTGACCGAAGAGCGCACCTGGTCCGGCATCGCCAAGGTGCTGCTGATGCTGACAGCCATCTGGTGGACCTGGTCGCTCACCGCGACCACGACCGAGTTCTACAACCCGCGGCAGCGCCCGATCCAGGCCGTCCTGATGATCGCCATGGTCGGTTCGGTGGGGATGGCAGTAGCGCTGCCGATGGTCAGCGTCGGGCACCTGCTGCTCTTCGTGTTCTCGTACGTCGGCACGCATTTGCTTCGCTGCATCATCCTGGTCGCCGCCCTGCACCGGCAGGGGCACCACACGGCCAGGCAGCGGGCTACCCGGTTTCTCTTCTGGTTCACGGTGTCCGGCGTCTTCTGGGTCACCGGCGCGCTGTCAAACAGTCCCAACTGGGGGCTCTGGACCATCGCCATCGCGATCGACCTGGTCGCCTCGGCGGCCCGCTACCCCACGCCCCGGCTGGGCCAGGTGCCCATCGACCAGTACAAGCGGATCACCGGGCACCTGGGTGAGAGGTACCAGCAGTTCGTCATCCTGGCCCTCGGCGACATCGTCCTGTTGCCGACGCTGCAGGTCAGCCGGGGCGACCTCGAATTTCTCCGGGTCGTCGCCCTGCTCTGCGCGTTCGCCACAATGCTGCTGCTCTGGCAGATCTACGTCTTCCGCGCGAGCGAGTTGTTGGCGGCGGCCGAGGCCAAGGCGCACCGGCCGGTGCGGCTGGCTCCGTACACTCATCTGGTGCTGTTGGCCGGCGTGGTCGCCACGGCGGCCTCGTTCGAGTTGGTCGTCGGCCATCCGACCGGAACGACACCGGTGCGGTGGCTCATGTTGATCGTCGGCGGCCCGGCGCTGTTCGTGCTCGGTCGCGTCCTGTTAGCCCTGCTGGTGTCCTGGGTCGTGCCGTGGCGGCGAGTGGCCTGGCAGCTCGCGCCACTGCTGGTGCTGCCGTGGGCCGGCGGCTGGCCGCCGCTGTTGGTCGCCGCCGTCGTGGCGCTCGCGCTGGCCGCTCACATCTTCGTCCCCGCCGGCGACCGGGAGACCACGCCGGGGCTGAACGTACGGCGAACCGACAACGACTGA
- a CDS encoding nucleosidase: MNLRGTVRADRPLVVLAVGEEASYLPPELPVLLTGMGKVNAASAVAAVLAAGPRPSLLLNLGTAGALRPGWAGIHEVATVLQHDLDTALLRTLTGETYGAPLSLATEGAVLATGDTFVADDAARDRLAQRADLVDMEGYAVAWAAAQAGVPCRLVKQVSDEAGEGAARTWRESVDACARDLAAWAARHFA; encoded by the coding sequence GTGAATCTTCGGGGTACGGTCCGGGCCGATCGTCCGCTGGTGGTGCTCGCCGTCGGGGAGGAAGCCAGCTATCTGCCTCCCGAGCTGCCGGTGCTGCTCACCGGCATGGGCAAGGTGAACGCGGCCAGCGCGGTGGCCGCGGTGCTGGCCGCCGGGCCGCGCCCCTCGCTGTTGCTCAACCTCGGCACGGCCGGCGCGTTGCGCCCCGGGTGGGCCGGCATCCACGAGGTCGCGACCGTGCTCCAGCACGACCTGGACACCGCCCTGCTGCGTACCCTCACCGGCGAGACCTACGGGGCGCCGCTGTCGCTGGCCACCGAGGGCGCGGTGCTGGCCACCGGCGACACGTTCGTGGCCGACGACGCGGCGCGGGACCGGTTGGCGCAGCGTGCCGACCTGGTCGACATGGAGGGGTACGCGGTGGCGTGGGCCGCCGCGCAGGCCGGTGTGCCGTGCCGGCTGGTCAAGCAGGTCAGCGACGAGGCGGGGGAGGGTGCGGCCCGAACCTGGCGGGAGTCGGTGGACGCGTGCGCCCGGGATCTCGCCGCGTGGGCCGCTCGACACTTCGCCTGA
- a CDS encoding efflux RND transporter periplasmic adaptor subunit, whose amino-acid sequence MRVRLPAVLRQPPVAVNAALVLLLAGGGCWAWLSVRGDSAQAGRPTGARTVSVSRGTVTATVTADGSVSSASTASASFATAGTVTSISVRVGQVVKKGQLLAAVDPAAAQRDLDVAKANLTAARDALDRAEEGGSDTSSAENSVTQAELAVDEAQAGVGGTRLTAPMAGTVVAVNGTVGSSAGGSAGNGSAASATGGSTGGPKGGSGSSSSGSNSSGGFVELADLTKLQVTAGFAEADATKLKVGQPATITWNALQSAQAVGAVVAVDPQASTTNNVVTYGVSVSVTKLPAGAKPGQTVRVSVVTGTAKDVLLVNSAAVSGAGDRHTVTVLTEAGQESRRVTVGLVGDQAYEVTAGLTEGDRVVLPQGDSTGGTGGAPRAGGGPPGGGGFPGGGGFRGGGGFPNGGGRGGNGTR is encoded by the coding sequence ATGCGAGTGCGCCTGCCGGCCGTCCTGCGCCAGCCTCCCGTCGCGGTCAACGCCGCCCTGGTCCTGTTGCTGGCCGGCGGTGGCTGCTGGGCCTGGCTGTCCGTGCGCGGCGACTCGGCGCAGGCAGGCCGGCCCACCGGCGCGCGGACCGTCAGTGTCTCCCGGGGCACGGTGACCGCTACCGTCACCGCCGACGGCTCGGTGAGCAGCGCGTCGACGGCCAGCGCCAGCTTTGCCACCGCCGGTACCGTCACTTCGATCTCTGTGCGGGTCGGCCAGGTGGTGAAGAAAGGGCAACTGCTGGCCGCCGTCGATCCAGCTGCCGCACAGCGCGACCTCGATGTGGCGAAGGCGAACCTGACCGCCGCGCGGGATGCCCTGGACCGCGCCGAGGAGGGCGGTTCGGACACCTCGTCGGCGGAGAACTCGGTCACCCAGGCCGAGCTGGCGGTGGACGAGGCGCAGGCCGGGGTGGGCGGCACCCGACTGACCGCGCCGATGGCCGGCACGGTGGTCGCGGTCAACGGCACCGTCGGCAGCTCTGCCGGCGGGTCCGCGGGCAACGGCTCGGCCGCCAGCGCGACTGGCGGCTCGACCGGCGGGCCGAAGGGCGGCTCCGGCTCCAGCAGTTCCGGTTCCAATTCCAGCGGCGGGTTCGTCGAGCTGGCCGACCTGACGAAGCTCCAGGTTACGGCCGGCTTCGCCGAGGCGGACGCGACGAAGCTGAAGGTCGGACAGCCCGCCACCATCACCTGGAACGCGCTGCAGAGCGCGCAGGCCGTCGGCGCGGTGGTCGCGGTCGATCCGCAGGCCAGCACCACCAACAACGTGGTCACGTACGGGGTGTCGGTCAGCGTGACCAAACTGCCGGCCGGCGCCAAACCGGGGCAGACCGTCCGGGTCAGCGTGGTCACCGGGACCGCCAAGGACGTCCTACTGGTCAACTCGGCCGCGGTCTCCGGCGCCGGCGATCGGCACACCGTCACGGTGCTCACCGAGGCCGGGCAGGAGAGCCGGCGGGTCACCGTGGGTCTCGTCGGTGATCAGGCGTACGAGGTCACCGCCGGGCTGACCGAGGGAGACCGGGTGGTGCTGCCGCAGGGCGACAGCACGGGTGGCACCGGCGGCGCTCCGCGCGCCGGGGGTGGCCCTCCGGGCGGCGGTGGCTTCCCGGGCGGCGGTGGTTTCCGGGGTGGGGGCGGCTTCCCCAACGGCGGTGGCCGAGGCGGGAACGGGACTCGTTGA
- a CDS encoding sugar kinase produces MPTNPRPDRVTVPAVPPPVEVAAVGETMVVLCPAPGEPLEHAEQVAVSVGGAESNVAGYLARLGHQAAWVSRVGDDPFGRAVVRHVAAAGVRVDQVSVDPGAPTGMYVKDPGPDGTAVHYYRAGSAASRMDPATLAAPGLAGARVLHLSGITPALSASCRALVEHAVTNRPLVGALISFDVNHRARLWPAEQAAPVLRDLADRCDLVFVGQDEAETLWGSATPMAVRELLPGPETVVVKDGAVGATVLCRDAEPIFVPAPRVTVVEPVGAGDAFAAGYLAGLLRGLDPVRRLRLGHLVAAQALTSSGDNAPVPPWAWFERLIAAPADAWSPLDLTGTRATT; encoded by the coding sequence ATGCCGACCAACCCTCGACCTGACCGGGTGACCGTCCCGGCGGTTCCCCCGCCGGTCGAGGTGGCAGCAGTGGGGGAGACGATGGTGGTGCTCTGCCCCGCCCCCGGTGAGCCGCTGGAGCACGCCGAACAGGTCGCCGTCTCGGTCGGCGGCGCGGAGTCCAACGTGGCCGGATACCTGGCCCGCCTGGGGCACCAGGCGGCCTGGGTGAGCAGGGTCGGGGACGACCCCTTCGGCCGGGCCGTCGTCCGGCACGTCGCCGCCGCGGGCGTCCGCGTCGACCAGGTCAGCGTGGACCCGGGCGCCCCGACCGGGATGTACGTCAAGGACCCGGGCCCGGACGGGACCGCCGTGCACTACTACCGGGCGGGATCGGCGGCTTCCCGTATGGACCCTGCCACGCTGGCCGCCCCGGGGCTGGCCGGTGCCCGTGTGCTGCACCTGTCCGGGATCACCCCGGCGCTCTCCGCCTCCTGCCGGGCGCTGGTCGAGCACGCGGTGACCAACCGACCGCTGGTGGGGGCGCTGATCAGTTTCGACGTCAACCACCGGGCCCGGCTGTGGCCCGCCGAGCAGGCCGCGCCGGTGCTGCGTGACCTCGCCGACCGCTGCGACCTGGTTTTCGTCGGCCAGGACGAGGCGGAGACGCTGTGGGGCAGCGCCACCCCGATGGCCGTACGCGAACTGTTGCCCGGACCGGAGACGGTGGTGGTCAAGGACGGCGCGGTGGGTGCCACCGTGCTGTGCCGTGACGCCGAGCCGATCTTCGTCCCGGCGCCGCGGGTGACGGTGGTGGAGCCGGTCGGCGCCGGAGACGCGTTCGCGGCCGGCTACCTGGCCGGTCTGCTGCGCGGGCTTGACCCGGTTCGGCGGTTGCGCCTCGGTCACCTGGTCGCGGCGCAGGCGTTGACCAGCAGCGGTGACAATGCCCCGGTCCCGCCGTGGGCCTGGTTCGAGAGGCTGATCGCCGCCCCCGCCGACGCCTGGTCGCCGCTCGACCTGACCGGCACGCGGGCGACGACCTGA
- a CDS encoding low temperature requirement protein A, translating to MTTGGTAALVRRPDGSTRATLLELLFDVVFVASLALTSTLLAGRHTWSGAAMVLLMLTAIWWTWSVTSTTTEFYDPQQRPIQAILMVAMVGSVGMAASLPKISSGHALVFAIAYVGTHVIRGIILITSLHKQHHRSAMIRAARFLFWFLVSGVFWITGALSGTVSWTLWTIAITIDLLSAAARYPTPWLGRVPLDQYERTTAHLGERYQQFVILALGDIILVPTLQVSRGDFGGLRVAALICAFAVMLLLWQVYVFRAGELLEAGARAGRPARVAPYTHLVMLAGVVGTAASFDLIVTRPTGTTPVGWLLLILGGPALFVIGRVLFTLLVSMVVPWRRTLCLPLPLLTLPWAGRWPPLLVATIVALGLLSHILIPGATRETTPGLRLRRSDD from the coding sequence ATGACCACCGGAGGCACCGCGGCACTGGTACGCCGGCCGGACGGGTCAACCCGGGCCACGCTGCTGGAATTGCTCTTCGACGTGGTCTTCGTGGCCTCGCTCGCGCTGACCTCGACACTGCTCGCCGGACGCCACACCTGGTCCGGCGCCGCGATGGTCCTGCTGATGCTGACGGCGATCTGGTGGACCTGGTCGGTCACCTCCACCACCACCGAGTTCTACGATCCGCAGCAGCGCCCGATCCAGGCCATCCTGATGGTCGCCATGGTCGGGTCGGTGGGGATGGCCGCGTCGCTGCCGAAGATCTCCAGCGGGCACGCGCTGGTCTTCGCCATCGCGTACGTCGGCACGCACGTGATTCGCGGCATCATCCTGATCACGAGTTTGCACAAACAACATCACCGGTCGGCCATGATCCGCGCCGCCCGGTTCCTCTTCTGGTTCCTGGTGTCCGGCGTCTTCTGGATCACCGGCGCGCTGTCCGGCACGGTGAGCTGGACCCTCTGGACCATCGCCATCACGATCGACCTGCTCTCCGCGGCGGCCCGCTACCCCACGCCCTGGCTGGGCCGGGTGCCCCTCGACCAGTACGAGCGCACCACCGCGCATCTGGGCGAGCGGTACCAGCAGTTCGTCATCCTGGCCCTCGGCGACATCATCCTGGTGCCCACCCTGCAGGTCAGCCGGGGCGATTTCGGCGGGCTCCGGGTCGCCGCGTTGATCTGCGCGTTCGCGGTCATGCTGCTGCTCTGGCAGGTCTACGTGTTCCGGGCCGGCGAACTGCTGGAGGCCGGGGCCCGGGCGGGGCGGCCGGCGCGGGTGGCTCCGTACACCCATCTGGTGATGCTGGCCGGGGTGGTCGGCACGGCGGCCTCGTTCGACCTGATCGTCACCCGGCCGACCGGCACGACGCCGGTGGGGTGGCTCCTACTGATCCTGGGCGGCCCGGCACTGTTCGTGATCGGGCGTGTCCTGTTCACCCTGCTGGTGTCCATGGTCGTGCCGTGGCGGCGAACGCTCTGCCTCCCCCTGCCGCTGCTGACGCTGCCGTGGGCCGGCAGATGGCCGCCGCTGCTGGTCGCCACGATCGTGGCGCTCGGGCTGCTCAGTCACATCCTGATTCCCGGAGCGACCCGGGAGACCACGCCGGGCCTGCGGCTGCGGCGATCCGACGACTGA
- a CDS encoding ABC transporter permease, with the protein MNLAEIVRFALRGVAANKLRSALTMLGILIGVAAVILLVAVGNGSAQVITNRIEALGTNTLTVTGANRGGGGGGLTLEVADALVDPLLAPDVRSVSPLVTTSTTLTFEGTDHEVPQFVGTRPSWFTAANSPVNSGAAFSADDEAQGRRVVVLGRTVADELFGGRDPVGRQVTVGGALFTVVGVLAAKSSTGFQDANDTVIAPLRAVREVLTGYGPLNSILVEATDAGRVPAAQGQVSTVLAQRLPASTSGNAPYRIQNAAQLLQTQSETADTFTVLLGAVAAISLLVGGIGITNIMLVTVTERTREIGIRKALGASRRTVLTQFLVEATMLSLLGGALGVAAALIGAQFTIVGVHPVIVPSSVGLALGVSVAIGLFFGGLPAARAARLRPIDALRYE; encoded by the coding sequence ATGAACCTCGCCGAGATCGTCCGGTTCGCGCTGCGCGGGGTCGCCGCCAACAAGCTGCGCTCGGCGCTGACCATGCTGGGCATCCTGATCGGGGTCGCCGCGGTGATCCTGCTGGTCGCGGTCGGCAACGGCTCCGCTCAGGTGATCACGAATCGGATCGAGGCCTTGGGCACCAACACGCTGACGGTGACCGGCGCGAACCGGGGCGGCGGCGGTGGAGGGTTGACCCTTGAGGTCGCCGACGCGCTCGTCGACCCGCTGCTCGCGCCCGACGTACGGTCGGTCTCGCCGCTGGTCACCACCAGCACCACCCTCACCTTCGAGGGCACCGATCACGAAGTGCCACAGTTCGTTGGCACCCGGCCGAGCTGGTTCACCGCGGCCAATTCGCCGGTGAACAGTGGTGCCGCCTTCAGCGCCGACGACGAGGCGCAGGGCCGTCGGGTGGTCGTCCTCGGCCGCACCGTGGCCGACGAACTGTTCGGGGGCAGGGATCCGGTGGGTCGGCAGGTCACCGTGGGGGGCGCGCTGTTCACCGTGGTCGGGGTGCTGGCGGCGAAGTCCTCGACCGGCTTCCAGGACGCCAACGACACCGTGATCGCCCCGCTGCGGGCGGTACGCGAGGTGCTCACCGGGTACGGGCCGCTCAACTCGATCCTGGTGGAGGCGACCGATGCGGGCCGGGTGCCGGCGGCCCAGGGGCAGGTTTCCACGGTGCTCGCCCAGCGCCTGCCGGCGTCCACCTCGGGCAACGCCCCGTACCGGATTCAGAACGCCGCGCAGCTCCTGCAGACCCAGTCCGAGACGGCCGACACGTTCACGGTGCTGCTGGGCGCGGTGGCCGCGATCAGCCTGCTGGTCGGTGGCATCGGCATCACCAACATCATGCTGGTCACGGTGACCGAGCGGACCCGCGAGATCGGCATCCGTAAGGCGCTCGGCGCCAGCCGACGTACCGTGCTGACCCAGTTCCTGGTGGAGGCGACGATGCTGAGCCTCCTCGGCGGGGCGCTCGGGGTGGCGGCGGCGCTGATCGGTGCACAGTTCACCATTGTCGGCGTCCACCCGGTGATCGTGCCCAGCTCGGTGGGGCTGGCCCTCGGCGTCTCGGTGGCGATCGGCCTGTTCTTCGGTGGCCTGCCAGCGGCCCGGGCGGCCCGGCTGCGTCCCATCGATGCCCTGCGCTACGAGTAG
- a CDS encoding ABC transporter ATP-binding protein gives MAPGNAARPPVLDVRALSKVYGEGPAAVHALRGISLTVAAGDYVAIMGSSGSGKSTLMNILGCLDVPSNGQYLLDGVDVGRLADRQLALVRNRLIGFVFQSFNLIPRTSALANVELPLAYAGVRAGQRRRRALAALDAVGLADRAGHQPNQLSGGQQQRVAVARALVTEPALVLADEPTGNLDSRSTEDILAVFDQLNAAGRTIVLITHEPEVGTRAGRLIRLLDGQIRSDVRQGGRHSAAAAGR, from the coding sequence ATGGCTCCAGGAAACGCGGCACGACCACCGGTTCTGGACGTCCGCGCACTGAGCAAGGTGTACGGCGAGGGCCCGGCGGCGGTGCATGCCCTGCGCGGAATCTCGCTCACCGTCGCGGCCGGCGACTATGTGGCGATCATGGGCTCCTCCGGCTCCGGCAAGTCCACTCTGATGAACATCCTCGGCTGTCTCGACGTGCCGTCGAACGGGCAGTATCTGCTGGACGGGGTGGATGTCGGCCGCCTCGCCGACCGCCAGCTCGCCCTGGTCCGAAACCGGCTCATCGGTTTCGTCTTCCAGTCGTTCAACCTGATCCCGCGGACCTCCGCGCTGGCCAATGTCGAGCTGCCGCTGGCGTACGCCGGAGTGCGGGCCGGTCAGCGGCGGCGGCGGGCGCTCGCCGCGCTGGACGCCGTGGGGCTGGCCGACCGGGCCGGCCACCAGCCCAACCAGCTCTCCGGCGGCCAGCAGCAGCGGGTCGCGGTGGCCAGGGCGTTGGTCACCGAGCCGGCGTTGGTGCTCGCCGACGAGCCGACCGGCAACCTGGACAGCCGCTCTACCGAGGACATCCTGGCGGTCTTCGACCAGCTCAACGCAGCGGGCCGGACCATCGTGCTGATCACCCACGAGCCGGAGGTGGGCACCCGCGCGGGGCGGCTGATCCGGCTGCTCGACGGGCAGATCCGCTCGGACGTCCGGCAGGGCGGGCGGCACTCCGCAGCGGCGGCGGGGCGATGA